A part of Thermococcus sp. SY098 genomic DNA contains:
- a CDS encoding acetyl ornithine aminotransferase family protein: MSFNEFPKIVVKPPGSKAKELIEREKKVISSGLGVKLFPVVPERGYGALIEDVDGNVFIDFLAGAAAASTGYAHPKLVKEVQEQVAKIQHSMIGYTYSKRAIEVAEILAEKAPIENPKILFGLSGSDAMDLTMKVARFATRKPWFIAFIGAYHGQTYGATSIAAFQSSQKRGFSPLVPNVVWIPYPNPYRNVWGINGYEEPDELINRFLDYLESYILAHVVPPDEVAALIAEPIQGDAGIVVPPENFFKELKEVLDEHGILLAMDEVQTGIGRTGKWFATEHFKVEPDFISFGKGVASGMGLSGVIGKAELMDMTSGSALLTPAANPVISAAAYATLKIIEEEKIIENAQKVGAFIMKRLKEMQEKFDVIGDVRGKGLMIGVEIVKPDGKPDPELTGKICWRAFELGLILPSYGMFGNVIRITPPLVITEEIAEKGLEIMEQALKDALAGKVTHKVVTWH; this comes from the coding sequence ATGAGTTTTAACGAGTTTCCAAAGATAGTTGTTAAGCCTCCAGGATCAAAGGCGAAAGAGCTCATTGAGAGAGAAAAGAAGGTTATCTCTTCTGGTCTTGGTGTTAAGCTTTTTCCCGTTGTACCCGAGAGGGGCTATGGTGCGTTAATAGAGGATGTCGATGGAAATGTTTTCATCGACTTCTTAGCCGGAGCAGCTGCAGCATCAACAGGCTACGCCCATCCTAAGCTTGTAAAAGAAGTTCAAGAGCAGGTAGCAAAGATCCAGCACTCCATGATAGGCTATACCTACAGCAAAAGAGCCATAGAAGTTGCAGAGATTTTAGCAGAAAAAGCTCCAATTGAAAATCCAAAGATACTCTTCGGTTTGAGCGGGAGCGATGCGATGGATCTGACCATGAAGGTAGCACGCTTTGCCACAAGGAAGCCATGGTTCATAGCATTCATCGGGGCTTATCATGGGCAAACTTACGGTGCTACATCAATAGCAGCATTCCAGAGCTCCCAGAAGAGAGGGTTCTCGCCATTAGTTCCCAACGTAGTCTGGATCCCATACCCCAATCCCTACCGAAACGTCTGGGGAATCAACGGCTATGAAGAACCAGATGAGCTGATAAATCGCTTTTTGGATTACCTTGAGAGCTATATTTTAGCCCATGTAGTTCCCCCAGATGAAGTTGCCGCTTTGATAGCGGAGCCAATTCAAGGCGATGCTGGCATAGTTGTCCCGCCGGAGAACTTTTTCAAAGAGCTAAAGGAGGTCTTAGACGAACACGGCATTCTCTTGGCAATGGATGAGGTTCAGACGGGCATTGGAAGAACCGGAAAGTGGTTTGCAACCGAGCATTTTAAAGTAGAGCCAGACTTTATCTCCTTTGGAAAGGGAGTAGCAAGTGGAATGGGGCTGAGCGGGGTTATAGGGAAGGCTGAGCTGATGGACATGACGAGCGGCTCAGCTCTGTTGACTCCAGCGGCAAATCCAGTGATTTCAGCAGCAGCCTATGCTACGCTGAAGATAATTGAGGAGGAAAAGATCATTGAGAACGCCCAGAAGGTTGGAGCATTCATAATGAAACGCTTAAAGGAAATGCAGGAAAAGTTTGATGTCATTGGTGACGTTAGAGGAAAAGGACTAATGATTGGCGTTGAAATCGTTAAGCCAGATGGCAAACCAGACCCGGAGCTAACCGGAAAGATATGCTGGAGAGCCTTTGAACTCGGCTTAATTCTGCCGAGCTATGGAATGTTTGGAAATGTCATCAGAATTACGCCCCCATTGGTTATAACTGAAGAGATAGCAGAGAAAGGATTGGAGATCATGGAGCAGGCTTTGAAAGATGCATTGGCTGGAAAAGTGACTCATAAAGTCGTTACTTGGCACTGA
- the hisS gene encoding histidine--tRNA ligase: MVKERIERVKGTRDLLPEDMAKRRWVFERIREVFEVYGFKEILTPTFEYTKLFQLRSGEEVVKQLYAFKDKGGRDISLRPDLTSSVARLFVNKFQNAPKPVKWYYITNMFRYEEPQSGRLREFWQAGVELIGSANIEADAEVIALMIESYLATGLKEFTVNIGDRVLLDEFAKMLGVEDDIGLMRLIDKKDKMSREDFIASLKDFGLSDDAIDKVLFLIELKGKPDEILPKAYELFTSEAAKNELKKIEELFELLKAYGVYDYALIDFGIARGFDYYTSIVFEAIAPNDLGIGSIGGGGRYDNLIEVFGGKPTPATGFAIGIERLIPILESKELLPSFRLSPDVFVVYIGKELEVKAKAIEITQALRKAGIKAEYDLQGRKLRKALEYADKLEIPVVVILGKRDLAEGKATIRDMATGEQRSVAIEKIVEEVKEMLG; this comes from the coding sequence ATGGTAAAGGAGAGAATTGAAAGAGTAAAGGGAACGAGAGATTTGCTTCCAGAGGACATGGCTAAAAGAAGATGGGTGTTCGAGAGGATAAGAGAGGTCTTTGAGGTTTATGGCTTTAAAGAAATCCTCACTCCAACATTTGAGTACACCAAACTCTTTCAGCTTAGGAGCGGAGAGGAAGTTGTAAAGCAGCTCTATGCATTTAAGGACAAAGGTGGGAGGGACATCTCTCTTAGGCCAGATCTGACTTCAAGCGTAGCTCGCTTATTTGTCAATAAATTCCAGAACGCTCCGAAACCTGTGAAGTGGTACTACATAACAAACATGTTCCGCTACGAAGAACCTCAGAGCGGTCGCTTGAGGGAGTTCTGGCAGGCTGGCGTTGAGCTGATAGGTTCAGCGAACATCGAGGCTGATGCTGAGGTAATAGCCCTAATGATTGAAAGCTATCTTGCAACAGGTCTTAAGGAGTTCACCGTTAATATAGGTGACAGAGTTCTTTTGGATGAGTTTGCTAAAATGCTTGGTGTTGAGGATGACATTGGATTGATGAGATTAATTGATAAGAAAGACAAGATGAGCAGAGAAGATTTCATCGCTTCACTCAAGGATTTTGGACTGAGTGATGATGCCATTGACAAAGTTCTCTTTTTGATTGAGCTTAAAGGAAAGCCCGATGAAATTTTGCCCAAAGCTTATGAGCTGTTTACAAGTGAAGCAGCTAAGAATGAGTTGAAAAAAATTGAGGAATTATTTGAGCTTTTGAAAGCTTATGGCGTTTATGATTACGCTTTAATCGACTTTGGGATCGCAAGAGGCTTTGACTACTACACGAGCATTGTGTTTGAGGCAATAGCTCCCAACGATCTGGGCATAGGCTCCATCGGGGGCGGCGGTAGGTATGACAACCTAATAGAGGTCTTCGGTGGAAAGCCGACACCAGCTACAGGCTTCGCTATTGGAATTGAAAGATTGATTCCAATCTTAGAAAGCAAAGAGCTTTTGCCCAGCTTTAGGTTAAGTCCAGACGTTTTTGTGGTCTACATTGGAAAGGAGCTTGAGGTTAAAGCCAAGGCTATAGAGATAACCCAAGCCCTCAGAAAAGCTGGAATAAAGGCGGAGTATGACTTGCAGGGCAGAAAGCTCAGGAAAGCTTTGGAGTATGCGGATAAGCTTGAAATACCCGTTGTTGTGATACTTGGAAAGAGGGATTTGGCTGAAGGGAAAGCCACGATTAGGGATATGGCAACTGGAGAGCAGAGGAGCGTTGCAATTGAAAAGATAGTTGAGGAAGTTAAGGAAATGCTTGGGTGA
- a CDS encoding MarC family protein — protein MIGEILSASLLMLIMIDPSDKILLVSLLREDFHIEDIKQLIIRANLIGFILLIIFAVAGKIILQDIFHIDLNALKIAGGFVLFKIGLEALEGGGMVTLKKEKNILALAAVPVATPLIAGPAAITTAITLTAEYGIKVSASAILIAILLTALLMFVTLYMIENISKTTLGVFIRIIGLFTMAIGAQMMVEGVGGIFLRLLESSA, from the coding sequence ATGATTGGAGAAATCCTTAGCGCCTCACTGCTGATGCTAATTATGATTGATCCGAGCGATAAGATACTCCTGGTCAGCCTACTTAGAGAGGACTTTCATATAGAGGACATAAAGCAGCTCATCATCAGGGCAAACCTAATCGGCTTTATCCTGCTCATAATTTTTGCAGTGGCTGGTAAAATAATCCTCCAGGACATTTTTCACATTGATTTGAACGCCTTGAAGATTGCTGGAGGATTCGTTCTGTTTAAAATAGGTCTTGAGGCACTGGAAGGCGGCGGTATGGTAACGCTCAAGAAGGAGAAGAACATCTTAGCCTTGGCTGCCGTTCCTGTTGCGACTCCCCTTATAGCAGGACCTGCTGCGATAACAACTGCAATCACCCTGACAGCGGAGTATGGTATAAAGGTCTCCGCCTCGGCAATCTTGATAGCGATTTTGCTGACTGCTCTGCTGATGTTTGTGACTCTCTACATGATAGAGAACATAAGCAAGACAACTTTGGGTGTCTTCATCAGGATAATTGGTCTCTTTACTATGGCAATCGGTGCGCAGATGATGGTTGAAGGTGTTGGCGGAATTTTCCTCAGACTGCTTGAGAGCTCTGCTTGA
- a CDS encoding type II toxin-antitoxin system VapC family toxin produces the protein MKVVLDTNVLHDKEFLKWLKKSPHEPILSAVAYTEYLYHHAKKRGSYEEGKAYVDAFLNVLGIRVYPFDDECAKIVVKNALGRWDFSKNARDYMIGALAVKLNAPLITNNKKDFEWYSKVYTPNEFMKLMKDK, from the coding sequence ATGAAGGTAGTTCTTGACACAAACGTTCTTCATGATAAAGAGTTCCTCAAATGGCTTAAGAAAAGTCCTCATGAACCTATACTGAGCGCAGTGGCGTATACAGAATATCTCTATCATCATGCAAAAAAGCGTGGTAGTTATGAGGAAGGTAAAGCCTATGTTGATGCCTTTCTTAATGTCTTGGGAATAAGGGTTTATCCATTTGATGATGAGTGTGCCAAGATCGTTGTGAAAAATGCTCTTGGTAGATGGGATTTTTCAAAAAACGCAAGAGATTACATGATAGGGGCATTGGCAGTGAAGCTTAACGCCCCGTTGATAACAAACAACAAGAAAGACTTTGAATGGTACAGCAAAGTTTACACTCCCAATGAATTCATGAAGCTAATGAAAGACAAGTAG
- a CDS encoding AbrB/MazE/SpoVT family DNA-binding domain-containing protein, with protein sequence MVTVTRKYQVTIPKEVREALNIKAGDEVVFVKTKEGYVIMKFEDLLEEMTELSKDIDETIEEMREGLSKLFRRKADEGSS encoded by the coding sequence ATGGTAACTGTTACAAGGAAATACCAAGTAACAATTCCCAAGGAGGTTAGGGAGGCACTCAATATAAAGGCTGGTGATGAGGTTGTTTTTGTCAAGACTAAAGAAGGGTATGTGATCATGAAATTCGAAGACCTTCTTGAAGAAATGACTGAGCTTTCAAAGGACATTGATGAGACCATTGAAGAGATGAGAGAAGGACTTAGCAAACTTTTCAGGAGGAAAGCAGATGAAGGTAGTTCTTGA
- a CDS encoding METTL5 family protein: MKKKHLAMLLSKLKGFRNPKAELEQYRTPGNVAAELLWLAYSLGDVEGKVIADLGAGTGVLSVGACLLGAKKVYAVEIDESALRIAEENVKALNVETCVELILSDVSFFDRRADTVIMNPPFGSQNPKADRPFLLKAFEISKVVYSIHLAKPEVRKFIEAFVRDNGFTITHRLTVDFEIPAQFFFHRKRLERIKVDIYRFERAQPTER, translated from the coding sequence ATGAAGAAGAAGCATCTTGCAATGCTCCTCTCAAAGCTCAAAGGGTTTAGAAATCCTAAAGCAGAGCTGGAGCAGTATAGAACTCCGGGAAACGTTGCAGCTGAGCTGTTATGGCTGGCTTATTCTTTGGGCGATGTTGAAGGCAAAGTTATAGCTGATTTGGGTGCCGGCACGGGAGTTTTAAGTGTGGGAGCTTGCCTTTTGGGGGCAAAAAAGGTATATGCCGTTGAAATAGATGAGAGTGCTTTGAGAATAGCAGAAGAAAACGTAAAGGCATTGAATGTAGAAACCTGTGTTGAGTTGATTTTATCTGATGTGAGCTTTTTTGATAGGCGAGCTGATACTGTAATCATGAATCCTCCATTTGGCTCTCAAAATCCAAAAGCGGACAGACCTTTTCTTCTAAAGGCTTTTGAAATAAGCAAAGTTGTATACTCAATCCATCTGGCAAAGCCGGAGGTTAGGAAATTCATCGAGGCCTTTGTGAGGGATAATGGCTTTACAATAACGCACCGACTAACAGTTGACTTTGAAATTCCAGCTCAGTTCTTTTTCCATCGAAAGAGATTGGAGAGAATAAAGGTTGACATATACCGTTTTGAAAGGGCTCAGCCAACCGAGCGCTAA
- the dph2 gene encoding diphthamide biosynthesis enzyme Dph2: MHEIPFQEILQKIRELNAKKVLIQAPEGLKKEAQALAEFLENNGIEGIISGDVNYGACDLADRDAKMLGCDALIHLGHSYMQLNLEVPTLFVPAFAKADVVKALEKNLNEIKKLGRKIALVTTVQHIRDLERVKQFLEGKGFQVFIGKGDNRVSFAGQILGCNFTAARVGRDVDGILFIGAGYFHPIGVALATKKPTLAINPYSGDFAWINTERIARKRWGMIAKAYDAKKFGVIISIKRGQLRLGEAKRIMKLLKEHGREAQLIAMNYINPEALEGFDFDAYVVVACPRVPIDDAERWRKPILTPPEVELLLGLREEYEFDEILGGKREKDEPFGISLKLPKR; encoded by the coding sequence TTGCATGAGATTCCTTTCCAAGAGATACTTCAAAAGATCAGAGAGCTGAATGCTAAGAAAGTGTTGATTCAGGCTCCAGAAGGGTTAAAGAAAGAAGCCCAGGCTTTAGCTGAATTTTTGGAAAATAACGGAATTGAGGGAATAATAAGTGGGGATGTAAATTATGGAGCTTGCGATTTAGCGGATAGAGATGCTAAGATGCTCGGCTGTGATGCTCTGATCCATTTGGGTCACTCTTACATGCAGCTCAATCTGGAAGTTCCAACCCTTTTTGTCCCTGCTTTTGCCAAGGCTGATGTTGTGAAAGCTTTGGAGAAGAATTTAAACGAGATTAAAAAGCTTGGCAGAAAAATTGCTCTCGTAACCACAGTTCAGCACATAAGGGATTTGGAAAGAGTAAAGCAGTTTTTAGAAGGGAAAGGCTTCCAAGTTTTCATTGGCAAAGGAGATAATAGGGTTTCATTTGCTGGACAGATTTTGGGGTGCAACTTTACAGCGGCAAGGGTTGGAAGAGATGTTGATGGGATTTTATTCATTGGTGCTGGCTATTTTCATCCAATTGGTGTTGCTTTAGCTACAAAAAAGCCAACGTTAGCCATCAACCCTTACAGTGGAGACTTCGCTTGGATAAATACGGAGAGGATCGCGAGAAAGAGATGGGGAATGATTGCTAAGGCTTATGATGCCAAAAAATTTGGTGTAATAATAAGCATCAAGAGGGGACAGCTACGCTTGGGGGAAGCTAAGAGAATAATGAAACTCTTGAAAGAGCACGGGAGAGAAGCACAACTGATAGCAATGAACTACATAAACCCGGAAGCTTTGGAAGGCTTTGATTTTGATGCCTATGTTGTGGTTGCTTGTCCGAGAGTTCCAATAGACGATGCAGAGAGATGGAGAAAGCCCATATTAACTCCTCCTGAAGTTGAACTGTTGCTTGGCTTGAGAGAGGAGTATGAGTTTGATGAAATTCTTGGGGGTAAGAGAGAAAAAGACGAGCCGTTTGGAATAAGTCTAAAGCTTCCAAAGAGGTGA
- a CDS encoding DUF3887 domain-containing protein encodes MRKVALIFIITMLAFYALAQQPYDEVAKAVFESLKTGNYSILEPYLDERMKEAFNEKAFNALREQMSSKYGGLKSFEFIEEEKSGKFVVAYYRFEFEKADVTLKLVFSQTNGEYKLSGIWIQKVVWREKGIPLPLAVGLPILGGILALLTFYTAGFKKIKGAELILGFFLVAITLFIQPIIQQAPFLALGIKSNADIIAKGFAFTVITSVWLGFVAGFFQEGLKYAFVRNKGLKEVLFVGIGFGLGEAVLVPLIQIVQSFMIGVPPIQLTQALLSSFERYMATLFHGGTTITLAYAYKNGFGRKALVVLSIAHGVIDTFASYYQLTNSQISLIMTYSTITAITLILLRYGIPKAKVEGEEEKVVW; translated from the coding sequence ATGAGAAAGGTTGCACTAATTTTTATCATAACAATGCTCGCTTTTTATGCTCTTGCCCAACAGCCTTATGATGAAGTTGCAAAAGCAGTTTTTGAAAGCCTAAAAACTGGAAACTACTCAATTCTTGAGCCATATTTGGACGAAAGGATGAAAGAGGCTTTTAATGAAAAAGCCTTCAATGCTTTAAGGGAACAAATGAGTTCAAAATACGGCGGTCTTAAAAGCTTTGAATTCATTGAAGAGGAAAAATCCGGAAAATTTGTAGTGGCGTATTATCGTTTTGAGTTTGAAAAAGCTGACGTTACACTGAAACTCGTTTTTAGTCAAACCAATGGAGAATATAAACTTTCCGGAATCTGGATTCAGAAAGTTGTCTGGCGGGAGAAGGGAATTCCCCTTCCGTTGGCAGTCGGTTTACCTATTTTAGGTGGAATTTTAGCTCTGTTAACATTCTACACTGCCGGATTCAAAAAAATCAAAGGAGCAGAATTAATTTTGGGCTTCTTTTTGGTTGCAATAACACTTTTCATTCAGCCAATAATTCAGCAGGCTCCATTCTTGGCTTTAGGGATTAAATCAAACGCAGATATAATTGCTAAAGGGTTTGCCTTTACAGTTATCACAAGTGTCTGGCTTGGATTTGTTGCAGGGTTCTTCCAAGAGGGCCTGAAGTATGCCTTTGTGAGGAACAAAGGACTTAAAGAGGTACTTTTTGTTGGAATTGGATTTGGGCTTGGAGAAGCGGTTTTAGTACCCCTGATTCAGATAGTGCAGAGCTTTATGATTGGAGTTCCTCCAATTCAGCTAACACAAGCACTGCTTAGCTCATTTGAAAGATACATGGCAACTCTTTTCCATGGAGGAACCACTATTACATTGGCATACGCTTATAAGAATGGATTTGGAAGGAAAGCGTTGGTTGTCCTAAGCATTGCTCACGGTGTTATCGATACGTTTGCATCATACTATCAGCTCACGAACTCCCAGATAAGCTTAATAATGACTTACAGCACAATCACCGCTATTACTCTCATACTACTGCGGTATGGCATTCCAAAAGCAAAAGTAGAAGGGGAGGAAGAAAAGGTTGTTTGGTGA
- a CDS encoding PadR family transcriptional regulator, translating to MFGDPKEKALKKLRRELRAGTYSFIILSILENKGDMHGYAIRKEFEKLSNGKIVPSEGTLYDLLKSLERYKLIEGFWAEVGGRARKYYRITPLGKDVLEELRKEIESVSRMMKKLTGDEYGWD from the coding sequence TTGTTTGGTGATCCAAAAGAAAAAGCCTTAAAAAAGCTGAGGAGGGAGCTCAGGGCTGGTACTTATTCCTTTATTATCCTATCCATTCTGGAAAATAAAGGGGACATGCATGGCTACGCAATTAGGAAGGAGTTTGAAAAACTGAGTAATGGTAAAATAGTGCCCAGTGAAGGAACTCTCTATGATCTGCTCAAGAGTTTGGAAAGATACAAGCTTATAGAAGGGTTTTGGGCTGAAGTTGGGGGGAGAGCAAGAAAATATTACCGGATAACTCCCCTTGGAAAAGACGTTCTTGAAGAGCTTAGGAAAGAGATAGAATCAGTCAGCAGAATGATGAAAAAGCTGACAGGTGATGAATATGGCTGGGATTGA
- a CDS encoding DUF1648 domain-containing protein — protein MAGIEVFNMMFEIFIASLMFVSGLLTYIFRNKPNTAIGFRFGYTFSSKEAWVRVNTFGGKAFMVFGVLLFVLSLKVRNILIFFIVMIAGVLLITIYAYKMAREIVEKESLKEPAFGEPKPIEGINVKPYLAIQIGALTFSLIFLVFSWDRLPDIVAIHFNIAGEPDNFAQKTLGVFLFPLAASLLPIALTYMAKDPMILRTAPKMSKKGLKILAEMMTIIAIMLAWANVYLILYNAYNFHSNALLSATLLGGIGLLLIETFRLLLAAGTSE, from the coding sequence ATGGCTGGGATTGAAGTTTTCAACATGATGTTTGAGATATTTATTGCCTCCTTAATGTTTGTAAGCGGTTTGCTGACCTACATTTTCAGAAACAAACCAAACACAGCAATAGGCTTTCGTTTTGGCTATACGTTTTCATCCAAGGAAGCATGGGTGAGGGTAAATACGTTTGGAGGGAAGGCATTCATGGTCTTTGGTGTTCTGCTCTTTGTTCTGAGCCTAAAGGTTCGCAACATCCTAATCTTTTTCATTGTGATGATTGCCGGGGTTTTATTGATTACTATCTATGCCTATAAGATGGCAAGAGAAATCGTTGAAAAAGAAAGCCTTAAAGAACCCGCTTTTGGTGAGCCCAAACCCATTGAAGGTATAAACGTAAAGCCGTATCTCGCAATTCAAATCGGAGCATTAACCTTCAGCCTTATATTTTTAGTTTTCAGCTGGGATAGGCTCCCCGACATAGTTGCAATCCACTTCAACATCGCTGGTGAGCCGGATAACTTTGCACAGAAGACCCTTGGAGTGTTCCTATTTCCTCTGGCAGCATCTCTGCTTCCAATTGCTCTCACATACATGGCCAAGGATCCTATGATATTGAGAACAGCTCCAAAAATGAGTAAAAAGGGATTAAAGATACTTGCTGAAATGATGACGATAATTGCGATAATGCTGGCTTGGGCAAATGTATACTTGATTCTTTATAACGCTTACAATTTCCATTCTAATGCCTTACTGTCTGCAACACTGCTCGGCGGCATTGGACTGCTGTTAATTGAAACTTTTAGACTCCTACTTGCCGCTGGAACTTCCGAATAA
- a CDS encoding nitrilase, whose amino-acid sequence MRVGFIQMEPKLLDLNANLSRAEKLLKDAAKQEAQLVVLPELFDTGYNFESREEVESIAQQIPDGETTQFLIEQAREHDMFIVAGTAEKDEKGRLYNSAVLVGPIGWGYIGKYRKIHLFYREKLFFEPGNLGFHVFNIGVAKVGIMICFDWFFPEAMRTLALKGADIVAHPANLVMPYAPRAMPIRSLENRVFSITTNRIGEERGLRFIGMSQINSPKAEILLRASEDREEVGIVEINIEEARNKKINDYNDIFKDRQPKYYFV is encoded by the coding sequence ATGAGGGTCGGGTTCATTCAGATGGAGCCTAAGCTTTTGGATTTAAACGCTAATTTGAGCAGGGCTGAGAAGCTTTTAAAAGATGCTGCCAAGCAAGAGGCTCAATTGGTTGTTCTTCCCGAACTCTTTGATACTGGCTATAACTTCGAGAGCAGGGAAGAAGTTGAAAGCATTGCCCAGCAGATACCAGATGGGGAGACGACGCAGTTCTTAATTGAGCAGGCAAGAGAGCATGATATGTTCATTGTTGCCGGGACTGCAGAAAAAGATGAAAAAGGAAGGCTTTATAATTCAGCTGTCCTTGTTGGGCCAATTGGGTGGGGATACATTGGAAAATACCGCAAGATTCATCTATTCTACAGAGAAAAACTGTTCTTTGAGCCGGGAAATTTGGGGTTCCATGTGTTTAACATCGGAGTGGCAAAAGTGGGCATAATGATTTGCTTTGACTGGTTCTTCCCAGAAGCCATGAGGACACTGGCATTAAAAGGTGCCGACATAGTGGCTCATCCAGCAAATCTTGTGATGCCGTATGCCCCAAGGGCAATGCCGATTAGAAGCTTGGAAAACAGGGTCTTTTCAATTACTACCAATAGGATTGGGGAAGAGAGAGGGCTCAGGTTCATTGGGATGAGCCAAATCAATTCACCAAAGGCTGAAATTCTGCTCAGAGCGAGTGAAGACAGGGAAGAAGTTGGTATTGTTGAGATAAACATAGAAGAGGCAAGAAACAAAAAGATAAACGATTACAATGATATATTCAAGGATAGACAACCTAAGTACTATTTTGTCTGA
- a CDS encoding metallophosphoesterase: protein MEVERTFENLSIELETSRGKVLVFADPHIAFELSRGLRIRTKFERKLAEFVKAKKPDFIIILGDVKEPLGINTFTKRLLLGFFSELRDFEVIITRGNHDGKIEEVLKNFENVKVVGYYTIDNLLFLHGHQTLPPEAKFEKAFLGHIHPAVIIKFGSTAKRVKCFLRIEKFLILPTINPYIEGFDVREGIKMIPFLKNSKEGDAYLPEGTYIGRINFI, encoded by the coding sequence TTGGAGGTTGAAAGAACCTTTGAGAATCTTTCTATTGAACTTGAAACATCAAGAGGAAAAGTTTTGGTGTTTGCTGATCCACACATAGCTTTTGAGCTTTCAAGGGGATTAAGAATAAGAACAAAATTTGAAAGGAAGCTTGCTGAGTTTGTAAAGGCTAAAAAACCCGATTTTATAATTATTCTTGGTGATGTTAAAGAACCACTTGGAATTAACACGTTTACAAAAAGGCTCCTCTTAGGGTTCTTTTCCGAGCTTAGGGACTTTGAGGTAATAATAACAAGGGGAAATCACGACGGAAAAATTGAAGAGGTTTTAAAAAACTTTGAAAATGTGAAAGTGGTTGGATACTATACAATAGACAATCTCCTTTTCCTTCATGGTCATCAAACTCTCCCTCCCGAGGCAAAATTTGAAAAAGCCTTTCTTGGCCATATTCACCCTGCGGTTATCATAAAATTTGGTAGCACGGCAAAAAGAGTAAAATGTTTTTTGAGGATTGAAAAATTTCTAATTCTCCCCACAATAAACCCTTACATAGAAGGATTTGATGTAAGAGAAGGAATTAAAATGATACCTTTCCTGAAAAATAGTAAAGAAGGAGATGCATATTTACCGGAAGGAACCTATATTGGTAGAATAAATTTCATCTAA
- a CDS encoding transcriptional regulator: protein MSEIHEKLESLLRSLGIKKTEIRIYRLLLEKKVPMRITEIQKELGISERSVREHVLNLYRKGLLKRELIQKGWLGYVYTATSPTELLEKLKENIVKKINELEKELKEREI from the coding sequence ATGAGCGAGATACATGAAAAGCTTGAAAGCTTATTGAGATCACTGGGGATTAAAAAAACTGAAATCAGAATTTATAGGTTGCTTCTCGAGAAGAAAGTTCCTATGAGGATTACAGAAATCCAGAAGGAGCTGGGCATAAGTGAAAGGAGCGTAAGAGAGCACGTGCTTAATCTTTATAGAAAAGGGCTCCTAAAAAGAGAATTAATTCAAAAAGGATGGCTTGGCTATGTTTATACAGCAACTTCTCCAACAGAACTCCTTGAAAAGCTGAAAGAAAATATCGTCAAAAAAATAAACGAGCTGGAAAAGGAATTGAAAGAGAGAGAAATTTAA